Proteins from a single region of Mucilaginibacter daejeonensis:
- a CDS encoding succinate dehydrogenase cytochrome b subunit, whose protein sequence is MSEFKQTFNSSLGKKLIMALTGLFLSLFLIVHLGGNLLLFSDDNGYSFNMYANFLTHFPPIEVIAYLLYLSILVHALYALILTINNRKARPVDYANANKSATSWSSKNMGLLGSILFLFIVIHMGDFWYKYKYTHSVGYKEYRTNLSTGERTVQNFTPEKPDFEHSQTYNGDVEIIKVKDLHAKVAESFSLPWYVAIYVIAMVALSFHLLHGFQSAFRTFGWVHRKYLPIIQFLGTWLFAVIIPLGFALMPIVYYIQSLK, encoded by the coding sequence ATGAGTGAATTTAAACAGACCTTTAACTCATCGCTGGGGAAAAAGCTGATCATGGCTTTAACAGGCTTGTTTCTGAGTCTTTTCTTGATCGTGCACTTGGGTGGTAACTTACTCCTTTTTAGTGACGACAATGGCTACAGCTTTAATATGTATGCCAACTTCCTGACCCATTTTCCACCGATCGAGGTGATCGCTTACCTGCTGTACTTGTCTATTTTGGTACACGCACTTTATGCCCTTATCCTGACCATCAACAACCGCAAGGCTCGTCCGGTCGATTATGCCAATGCTAACAAGTCGGCCACTTCATGGTCATCTAAGAACATGGGCCTTTTGGGCAGTATCTTGTTCCTGTTCATCGTGATTCACATGGGCGATTTTTGGTACAAATACAAATACACCCACAGTGTAGGTTACAAAGAGTACCGCACCAACCTGTCAACTGGTGAGCGTACTGTACAGAACTTCACCCCTGAAAAGCCTGACTTTGAGCACTCACAAACTTACAACGGTGATGTTGAGATCATCAAGGTAAAAGACCTTCACGCCAAAGTGGCCGAAAGCTTTAGCCTGCCTTGGTATGTGGCTATATACGTGATCGCTATGGTGGCATTAAGCTTCCACTTGCTGCACGGTTTCCAAAGCGCGTTCCGCACATTTGGTTGGGTGCACCGTAAATACCTGCCGATCATCCAGTTTCTGGGTACCTGGCTGTTCGCGGTGATCATACCGCTGGGTTTTGCCCTTATGCCGATCGTTTACTATATCCAAAGTTTAAAATAA
- a CDS encoding fumarate reductase/succinate dehydrogenase flavoprotein subunit — protein MSLDSKIPQGPLAEKWSKHKFNLKLVNPANKRKYNVIVVGTGLAGASAAASLAELGYNVTAFCFQDSPRRAHSIAAQGGINAAKNYRNDGDSVYRLFYDTIKGGDYRAREANVYRLAEVSVNIIDQCVAQGVPFAREYGGLLDNRSFGGAQVSRTFYARGQTGQQLLLGAYSALNRQIHEGKVKMYTRTEMLDVVVVDGKAQGIVTRNLKTGAIETHSGHAVLLCTGGYSNVFFLSTNAIGSNVTAAWRAHKRGAYFANPCYTQIHPTCIPVSGDHQSKLTLMSESLRNDGRVWAPKTAEVAQRLRKGEIKIDQIKEEDRDYFLERKYPSFGNLVPRDVASRNAKEMADEGRGVGASGLAVYLDFADAIKRLGEDAVRAKYGNLFDMYLQITDENPYKQPMRIYPAVHYTMGGLWVDYNLSTNIPGLYCLGEANFSDHGANRLGASALMQGLADGYFVIPYTLGDYLATIGPKPVDASHPAFAQTKKDVEAYVAKLLALKGNKTVVEYHRELGHIMWEYCGMARSEEGLIKARGLIQALKDDFWKNAIVVGENEEVNASLERAGRVADFIELGALMIEDALQRRESCGGHFRVESQTEEGEALRHDDEYAYVAAWEYKGDNQPEELHKEELVYENVKLTQRSYK, from the coding sequence ATGAGTTTAGATTCCAAAATTCCACAAGGCCCATTGGCCGAGAAATGGAGCAAACATAAATTCAATTTAAAGCTGGTTAACCCGGCCAACAAACGTAAATACAACGTGATTGTGGTGGGTACCGGTTTAGCAGGCGCTTCGGCCGCGGCCTCTTTGGCTGAGCTAGGCTATAACGTAACCGCGTTCTGCTTTCAGGATAGCCCACGCCGTGCGCACTCGATCGCTGCACAGGGTGGTATCAATGCTGCCAAGAACTATCGTAATGATGGTGACAGCGTATACCGTTTGTTTTATGACACCATTAAAGGTGGCGACTACCGTGCCCGCGAAGCCAATGTTTACCGTTTGGCCGAGGTATCGGTTAATATCATTGACCAGTGCGTTGCACAAGGTGTGCCATTTGCCCGCGAGTACGGCGGTCTGTTAGATAACCGTTCATTCGGTGGTGCGCAGGTATCACGTACGTTCTACGCCCGCGGTCAAACAGGACAGCAGCTGCTTTTAGGTGCTTACTCGGCACTTAACCGCCAGATCCATGAAGGTAAGGTTAAAATGTACACCCGTACAGAAATGCTTGACGTGGTAGTGGTAGATGGTAAGGCACAAGGTATCGTTACCCGTAACCTGAAGACCGGCGCTATCGAGACACACTCAGGCCATGCGGTATTGTTGTGTACCGGTGGTTATAGCAACGTATTCTTCCTGTCAACCAACGCGATCGGATCTAACGTTACCGCTGCATGGCGTGCACACAAACGTGGTGCTTACTTTGCCAACCCTTGCTACACGCAGATCCACCCTACATGTATCCCGGTATCGGGCGATCACCAAAGCAAGCTGACCCTGATGTCGGAGTCGTTACGAAACGACGGACGTGTGTGGGCACCCAAAACTGCCGAGGTCGCACAACGCCTGCGTAAAGGTGAGATCAAGATCGATCAGATCAAAGAAGAAGACCGTGATTACTTCCTGGAACGTAAATATCCATCATTTGGTAACCTGGTACCGCGCGACGTGGCCTCACGTAACGCCAAAGAAATGGCCGACGAAGGCCGTGGTGTAGGTGCATCAGGCTTGGCGGTATACCTCGACTTTGCCGATGCGATCAAACGTTTGGGTGAAGATGCGGTACGTGCTAAATACGGTAACTTGTTCGATATGTACCTGCAGATCACCGACGAGAATCCGTACAAGCAACCGATGCGTATATATCCTGCGGTGCACTATACCATGGGTGGTCTTTGGGTAGATTATAACCTGAGCACCAACATCCCTGGTCTGTACTGTTTAGGTGAGGCTAACTTCTCTGACCACGGTGCTAACCGTTTAGGTGCTTCGGCCCTGATGCAAGGTTTGGCCGACGGTTACTTTGTTATCCCTTATACTTTGGGTGATTACCTGGCCACCATTGGTCCTAAACCAGTAGATGCCAGCCACCCGGCCTTTGCACAGACCAAGAAAGATGTTGAGGCTTACGTGGCTAAGCTGTTAGCATTGAAAGGTAACAAGACCGTGGTAGAGTATCACCGCGAGTTAGGTCACATCATGTGGGAGTACTGCGGTATGGCCCGTAGCGAAGAAGGCCTGATCAAAGCACGTGGCCTGATCCAGGCATTGAAAGACGACTTCTGGAAGAATGCCATCGTAGTAGGTGAGAACGAAGAAGTGAACGCCTCTTTAGAAAGAGCCGGCCGTGTGGCTGACTTTATCGAGTTGGGCGCACTGATGATCGAGGATGCTTTACAGCGTCGTGAATCATGCGGTGGTCACTTCAGGGTTGAATCACAGACCGAGGAAGGAGAGGCACTGCGTCATGATGACGAGTATGCTTATGTTGCTGCCTGGGAATACAAAGGTGATAACCAGCCAGAGGAACTGCACAAAGAAGAACTGGTATACGAGAACGTTAAGTTAACACAAAGAAGCTATAAATAA